The region AGAATCGCTGGACGGCGGGGAAACGGACGCGCCCGTGGTCAACGCGGCGGTCGGAGTCTCGAGCCGGCTACAACTGAGCGTCAGCTTGCCTTTCTACTGGGCGAGCTACAACGACGGCTACAATGCGAGCGGCCTCGGCAACACGTACGTCGCCGCCAAGGTGAAGCTCGTGGACCCGAATCAGCATGCCGTTGGCCTCGCCGTGGCCCCCATGCTGGAGATCTTGAGCGACGCGGCCGTGTCGGACACGACTCTCGGGCTCTCGCGCGTCAACTGGGCCCTCCCGGTGAGCGTCCAGGTCACCCGAGGCCCCACGCGGGTATTCGCAACTACAGGGTACTTCTCGCGGGGCGCGGTCTTCTTGGCAGGCGCGCTGGAACGGGCGCTATCCCAGCGGGTGACTCTCACTGGCGCCTTGTCGTACATGCACGCCACGGGCACGACCGCGACGAGCGACCTGAACGGGCTCAGCCGGTCGCGTCTGGACGCGACCGCGTCGGTCACGGTGCGTGTCTCCCCGTCCCTGTTCGTCTCGGGTGCGGCGGGACGCACCATCTCGAGCCTGGATCAGAACGGCGCCACCCTGCTCGCGAGCGCCAACATCAGCTACGCATTCAGCCGGACGCGGCCGCAGCCCTGAATCCCTCACGCCCTCGGGGCTGACACCTAAGCGCCGCCTCCTGGGCGACGACTTGCATGAGTGCGTGTTCCTCGTAAGCTTCACCCATGGCGAATCTCCCTCCCGCGGAGGAGGAGGACCTGGAGGCGATCCGAGCCGTCCTCTCCGGTGACGATGAAGCCTTTCGCCCTCTCGTCGACAAGTATTCCCGCTCCATCTTCAATCTGGCCTACCGAATGACAGGCAACGCGGCGGATGCGGAGGATATGGCCCAGGAGGCTTTCCTTCAGGCCTTTGCGCGCCTAGGGGACTTTCGGGTCGGCTCGCGGTTCCACCCCTGGCTGTACACGATCGCCCTCAACCTCTGTCGCAGCCATCTGCGCCGACGATCGTTGCCGCGGTGGTTAGCGTCGCCTCGGGAGCGCGAAGAGGAGGGCCGGGAGCCGGAGCTGTCCGAACGATCGCCCGATCCGGAGCAGGCATTCCTCGCCCGGGAGGCCGAGGAAGGCCTCCAGACGGCGGTGGCGTCCCTGCCTGTCAAATACCGGGAGGTGTTCGTCTTGCGCCAGTCGCAGGAACTGTCGTACGAGGAGATCGCCGCCCTTCTGGGGCTGCCGCTCGGCACCGTGGAGGTTCGCCTCTTTCGAGCCCGGCGGCTCCTTCTCAAGAGTCTCGAGGCCAGCAACTTAAGAAGGGCTAAGAAGAGGGCGAAATAAACCCCCGGTCCCCCCGTATATGAACGCGAAGAGGTGGATACGCGATGGCCAGCAATCCCTGTCGACACCCGATCGAGGGTTGGCTTCACAAGAAGGCAGACGGCCGCCTCTCGCCCGAAGAGGCGGTTGCAATGGAGCAGGTCGTCGGTAGCTGCCCTGCTTGTGCGGAGCGGGTGGCCTTGTTCGAGTGGGCGGGCAAGACGCTGCGTGGCCAGAGGGCGCTCCCCGTTGGCTTTTCAGACAACGTCTTGCGGCGTTTGGCCGCCCTTCGATCTCCGGGTCGGTTACGCGAGCGCCCTAAGACGGCTCTCTACTGGCTGCCGGCCGCCGTCAGCGCACTGGCTGTGGGCCTCGTAGTCTTCTCTGTGTTTATCTTCCGCGGCCGCGCCCCGCTCGAGGCCCCTAGCGTCCAGGTCGAGCTGAAGCTGGCGGGCGAGAAGGCGCGTAGTGTCGCCATCGTCGGGGATTTCACCGGCTGGGATGCCGTCGCTATGAGGAAGGGCGAGGACGGAGTGTGGAAGACGCGGCTCTCCCTTCCGCCCGGTCGTTACCGCTACGCCTTCGTGGTGGACAGTGACAAGTGGGTGGCCGATCCGCAGGCCGCCACCGTGCTTGACAGCGGCTACGGCGGGGCCGACTCGGTACTCGACATTTCCCTC is a window of Vicinamibacteria bacterium DNA encoding:
- a CDS encoding sigma-70 family RNA polymerase sigma factor; translation: MANLPPAEEEDLEAIRAVLSGDDEAFRPLVDKYSRSIFNLAYRMTGNAADAEDMAQEAFLQAFARLGDFRVGSRFHPWLYTIALNLCRSHLRRRSLPRWLASPREREEEGREPELSERSPDPEQAFLAREAEEGLQTAVASLPVKYREVFVLRQSQELSYEEIAALLGLPLGTVEVRLFRARRLLLKSLEASNLRRAKKRAK